From the genome of Armatimonadota bacterium:
CCCATACAGAGGAACAGGTCTCGTTTGGTTGGAGCCATAGCGCTTTTCCCAGATGCCTTTGTCACGCCGGCCGCATCACGCTGCCAGCCAGACCTTCAGGTCATCAACGGTCCTGCGGATGTCCTCGCTCTGCTGCGGCCCCGAGATCTCGCGCTCGATGATGAGGTCTCCATCGAAGCCGATCTCCTTGAGGCGCTTGATGAACTCCGGAAATCGCACGGCGCCCAGGCCTGGCCGGACTTCGTTGCCCAGTTCCTGCGGATCGGTGGGATAGAGGCCGTCCTTCACGTGGACGTTGGTCACGTATTTGCCGAATACGTCCAGCGAGTCGATCGGGTTGCCCTTCCCATAGAGGATGAGGTTGGCCGGGTCCAGGTTGACGCCGAGGTTGTCTGTGCCGATGTGCTTGATGGTGCGCAGAAGGACGATGGGGGTCTCCTGCCCGGTTTCAAACCAGAAGCCCAGGCCCAGGTTCTTGCAGTAGTTGGCCACGTCGCGAAGGGCAACAACGACTTCGGCGAATGCGGGGTCGGTAAGGTTCTCCGGGATGAATCCGGCGTGCGTGATGATGGCCGGAGCGCCGCAGGCCGCGGCAAAATCCGCGCCTTTCTTCAGTTGCTTCACGCGCATCGCGCGATAGGCGGGCGGCACGAGGCCAAGCGTGATGGGGCCCTCGGTGAAGTTCCAGGCTGCCGGTCCCGTCCACCCGGCCCACACCGCGCAGACTCGGACGCCTGTGCGCGCCGATTCCGCCTTCACGGTCTCCGCGGCCACCGGGGTCGCCTGTGAGTAGTCCCAGACCCCCAGTTGGCAGACCTTGAGACCGAACTGCTCCACGTGATCGAAACACTTGCCACCATTGCGCAGCGAGTTGAATACGCCGATTTCCATGCGAA
Proteins encoded in this window:
- a CDS encoding sugar phosphate isomerase/epimerase family protein; this translates as MEIGVFNSLRNGGKCFDHVEQFGLKVCQLGVWDYSQATPVAAETVKAESARTGVRVCAVWAGWTGPAAWNFTEGPITLGLVPPAYRAMRVKQLKKGADFAAACGAPAIITHAGFIPENLTDPAFAEVVVALRDVANYCKNLGLGFWFETGQETPIVLLRTIKHIGTDNLGVNLDPANLILYGKGNPIDSLDVFGKYVTNVHVKDGLYPTDPQELGNEVRPGLGAVRFPEFIKRLKEIGFDGDLIIEREISGPQQSEDIRRTVDDLKVWLAA